One Anastrepha obliqua isolate idAnaObli1 chromosome 6, idAnaObli1_1.0, whole genome shotgun sequence DNA window includes the following coding sequences:
- the LOC129250726 gene encoding piggyBac transposable element-derived protein 3-like encodes MSHRKSLKLHEIEDELEQWDDAQDVYIEPPEVAEYTDEDSADEDSGGFIDNLTGRQLLATAEIVTRRTSFEETEDEVTAHGPAKKRKVSYKWKKADLPDLPSTEFETTISQDYEGKTCTDMFELFFDEGVCQFLIDQTTKYALFLNCPDPRINIAELKCFFAILIVSGYNKLPSKKSYWETGDDMRNSLVSNAMRRDKFIQIMRFVHASDNTQLNKNDRMSKLRPLMNVLKNKFLEHIPIEQDLNYDESMIEYYGRHGCKQCIRNKPIRFGYKAWCLNSVSGYLANFEVYQGSIPGSNLEHEQKFGKATAPMLTMINELPLAMRTQKLRFYFDNLFTGIPLLMHLKKMGYGGTGTLRQNRLPKECPIAKVETMKKRERGSYEYASQGDVVVARWMDNSVVTVASTDHKRAADHQPLSLEEGYWKELGLTDYIIIPGLLTRNEGVLVKIVKL; translated from the exons ATGTCGCATCGGAAAAG CTTGAAATTGCATGAGATAGAAGATGAATTGGAACAATGGGATGATGCTCAGGATGTTTACATTGAGCCACCGGAGGTTGCAGAATACACCGACGAGGATTCAGCGGATGAGGATTCTGGTGGATTCATTGACAACTTGACTGGAAGACAACTCTTGGCTACTGCTGAAATCGTCACGCGGAGAACGTCTTTTGAGGAAACCGAAGATGAGGTTACAGCTCATGGTCCAGCTAAAAAGCGTAAAGTCAGCTATAAATGGAAGAAAGCTGACTTGCCAGATTTACCCTCCACCGAATTCGAAACGACAATTTCTCAGGACTACGAAGGCAAGACTTGTACGGAtatgtttgaattattttttgatgaGGGCGTTTGTCAGTTTCTAATTGACCAGACCACTAAGTACGCATTATTTTTGAACTGCCCAGATCCCCGTATAAACATAGCGgaacttaaatgtttttttgccattttgatTGTCTCGGGTTATAACAAGTTACCAAGTAAAAAATCGTACTGGGAAACTGGCGATGATATGCGAAATTCTTTGGTATCTAATGCTATGCGGCGAGATAAGTTTATACAAATCATGCGATTTGTTCATGCGAGTGATAATACTCAATTGAACAAGAACGATAGAATGAGTAAATTACGACCGTTGATgaacgttttaaaaaataagtttcttGAGCACATTCCAATCGAACAAGATCTAAACTACGACGAAAGCATGATTGAATATTACGGAAGACATGGATGTAAGCAATGTATTCGGAATAAGCCTATTCGTTTCGGATATAAAGCTTGGTGCCTAAATTCTGTCAGTGGATATTTAGCTAATTTTGAGGTGTATCAAGGTTCGATTCCAGGCTCTAATTTGGAACATGAGCAGAAATTCGGTAAAGCGACAGCTCCAATGCTAACTATGATAAACGAGTTACCTCTAGCTATGCGGACACAAAAGCTGcggttttattttgataatcttTTCACAGGTATTCCACTATTGATGCACTTGAAAAAGATGGGTTATGGTGGTACTGGTACTCTTCGCCAAAACCGATTACCTAAAGAATGTCCGATTGCTAAAGTTGAAACCATGAAGAAGAGAGAAAGAGGTTCGTATGAATATGCTAGTCAAGGCGACGTCGTTGTAGCCCGCTGGATGGATAACTCTGTTGTGACAGTCGCCTCCACCGATCATAAA CGGGCGGCAGACCATCAACCTCTCAGTTTGGAGGAAGGATACTGGAAGGAGTTAGGTTTGACGGATTACATCATTATCCCCGGTCTGTTGACAAGAAACGAAGGTGTGCTGGTGAAAATTGTCAAACTATAG
- the LOC129250727 gene encoding uncharacterized protein LOC129250727, with protein sequence MEERSLDNTTRSPHYLRNLAFNSNVLILYVLLFQVQGTLGKAKGIHFLVWDVGGQEKLRPLWRSYTRCTDGILFVVDSVDVERMEEAKMELIRTAKCPDNQGVPVLILANKQDLPSARNPKELEKLLGLHELLYPAVHLLNASSSSSSTGNIVGCSNSINSKNTFHRSLTPISQHSNSFGFSGESGITRNLNIKFSAPSSTAATSPNLIGPDPEYEPKDEVSNTSNINICSVQATTLDKNLTYESSPSEVTAPTATATNTLFLQRKPNKATSYSAASHQFKGWYIQPACAITGEGLQEGLEALYEMILKRRKLNKTFKKKR encoded by the exons atggaagaacgatcactggacaatactaca CGATCTCCACATTATTTGAGAAATTTGGCTTTTAATTCTAATGTGTTAATACTATACGTACTTCTGTTTCAGGTTCAAGGTACTCTTGGCAAAGCAAAGGGGATACATTTTCTTGTGTGGGATGTTGGTGGGCAGGAAAAGCTTCGACCTCTTTGGCGAAGTTACACGCG ATGTACCGATGGCATTCTGTTTGTGGTTGATTCGGTTGATGTGGAGCGAATGGAGGAAGCCAAAATGGAACTTATACGTACAGCAAAATGTCCCGATAATCAG GGTGTTCCTGTCCTAATACTAGCTAACAAACAAGATTTACCCAGTGCTCGTAATCCGAAGGAATTAGAAAAGCTATTAGGACTGCATGAACTATTGTATCCTGCTGTACATCTACTAAATGCAAGTTCTAGCTCATCTtcaactggtaatattgtgggCTGCAGCAACAGTATAAACAGTAAGAATACATTTCACAGAAGTTTGACACCGATATCCCAGCATAGTAACTCGTTTGGATTTAGTGGTGAAAGTGGTATTAcgagaaatttaaatattaaattttctgcgcCATCATCTACTGCGGCTACATCGCCAAATTTAATAGGACCTGATCCCGAATATGAGCCAAAGGATGAAGTTAGTAATACAAGCAACATAAATATATGCTCTGTGCAAGCTACAACTcttgataaaaatttaacatatgAATCATCACCGTCAGAGGTTACAGCACCCACTGCTACAGCTACTAATACACTGTTTTTGCAAAGGAAGCCAAATAAAGCCACTAGCTATTCTGCGGCATCTCATCAATTTAAAGGCTGGTATATTCAACCAGCCTGTGCCATTACTGGGGAAGGTCTGCAAGAAGGTCTAGAGGCATTGtatgaaatgattttaaaacGACGAAAACTTAATAAAACCTTTAAGAAAAAGCGGTAA
- the LOC129250728 gene encoding uncharacterized protein LOC129250728, with protein sequence MEPSRVDILVGMDYMDRLILTELRKGPPGTPIIQKTVFGWTLCGNVDTFVPPANHIQSLHCDVHLDRALARLWELEEAPQTRYLTHEERYCEEHFESTHIRKPDGPFVVELPLKVDVPLDESRSLAVRNLLRMERRFAGDQDLWTRYNEFMH encoded by the coding sequence ATGGAACCCAGCCGTGTAGACATCTTAGTGGGCATGGACTATATGGATCGACTCATTTTAACTGAGCTGCGTAAGGGCCCACCTGGCACGCCAATAATACAGAAAACAGTCTTTGGCTGGACGTTGTGTGGAAACGTAGATACATTCGTTCCACCCGCAAATCATATACAATCGTTACACTGTGATGTACATTTAGATAGAGCATTGGCTAGATTGTGGGAACTTGAAGAAGCGCCGCAAACACGATATCTTACCCACGAGGAACGGTACTGCGAAGAACATTTTGAATCAACTCATATTAGGAAGCCGGACGGACCCTTTGTAGTGGAGTTACCACTCAAGGTCGACGTGCCATTAGATGAATCAAGGAGTCTCGCCGTACGAAACTTATTACGCATGGAGCGCAGATTTGCCGGTGATCAGGATCTGTGGACACGCTATAACGAATTCATGcattaa